One part of the [Synechococcus] sp. NIES-970 genome encodes these proteins:
- a CDS encoding hypothetical protein (conserved hypothetical protein (DUF362)), whose protein sequence is MSTVSLLAAQTYEIQALRQSLETLLEPLGGMAAFVKPGDRVLLKPNMLTGARPSKECITRKEIVYCVAQLVLEAGGKPFIGDSPAFGSAQGVAKNNGYLPLLEELGIPLVEFHGKRYSTEGDNYRNLRLSKEAMEADVVINLPKVKSHVQLTLTLGVKNLFGCVPGKMKAWWHMEAGKDPQQFATMLIETAQAIAPDLTILDGIIGHEGNGPSGGEPKQLGVLGAAADVFALDRAIVDILGVEPALVPTVAKSMELGLCGDLAKIHFPLATPKQLAIADWKLPEALMPIDFALPRILKSTFRHFYIRFIKEPMASYSGKLDKKKSQKVKSTTFNQ, encoded by the coding sequence ATGTCCACCGTTAGCTTACTCGCGGCCCAAACTTACGAAATTCAAGCGTTACGCCAATCTTTAGAAACGCTATTGGAACCCCTGGGGGGCATGGCGGCATTCGTTAAACCAGGCGATCGCGTGTTGCTGAAGCCGAATATGCTCACCGGGGCCAGGCCCAGCAAGGAATGCATTACCCGCAAGGAAATCGTTTATTGCGTCGCCCAACTGGTGCTAGAGGCCGGCGGGAAACCTTTTATCGGTGATAGTCCCGCCTTTGGGTCAGCCCAGGGGGTGGCAAAGAATAATGGCTATCTGCCCCTACTAGAAGAATTAGGAATTCCCTTGGTGGAATTCCACGGTAAGCGCTACAGCACCGAAGGGGACAATTACCGAAATCTGCGCCTCTCGAAGGAAGCAATGGAAGCGGATGTGGTGATCAATTTGCCCAAGGTAAAATCCCACGTACAACTGACCTTGACCCTGGGCGTGAAAAATCTATTTGGCTGTGTACCCGGAAAAATGAAGGCCTGGTGGCACATGGAAGCGGGCAAGGATCCCCAACAGTTCGCGACGATGCTCATTGAAACTGCCCAGGCGATCGCCCCCGATTTGACGATTCTCGATGGCATCATTGGCCATGAAGGAAACGGCCCCAGCGGTGGCGAACCGAAGCAATTGGGTGTATTGGGCGCTGCGGCGGATGTTTTTGCCCTAGACCGGGCAATAGTAGATATTTTGGGCGTTGAACCGGCACTAGTACCCACCGTCGCGAAATCTATGGAACTGGGGCTGTGCGGTGACCTGGCCAAAATTCACTTCCCCCTGGCGACACCGAAACAGTTGGCGATCGCCGACTGGAAACTCCCCGAAGCCCTGATGCCCATCGATTTTGCCCTGCCCCGCATCCTCAAATCCACCTTCCGGCATTTCTATATCCGCTTTATCAAGGAGCCCATGGCCTCCTACAGCGGCAAATTAGACAAAAAAAAGTCCCAGAAGGTTAAAAGCACTACATTTAACCAATGA
- a CDS encoding permease protein of branched-chain amino acid ABC transporter, whose product MAVFFSTYGSLIVSTLLGAMLGISVYLPLMTGQLSLATPGFYALGGYITAILSTQIIPVTGVMFPVPWLLGEMLLAGLASGIVALIIGVPVLRLRGIYLAIATIALVEVVRVLSLNLTITGGAIGIFGIPQPFGSPLGYLWVVGPLLLLVGLVIWRLENTQVGRAFKAIREDELAAGAMGINPTRYKVLAFVLGAILAGIVGAIAAHFLNTWNARQGTFDSSITYLAFVLVGGSRTFIGPILGGIVLTALPEVLRGLGDARLILFGSLLLLGTIFYPQGLVTPELLQRWLPRPLKSRS is encoded by the coding sequence ATGGCCGTTTTTTTCAGTACCTATGGTTCGTTAATTGTCTCTACCCTATTGGGGGCAATGCTGGGAATCTCTGTCTATCTGCCGCTGATGACGGGGCAATTGTCCCTGGCGACACCGGGATTCTATGCCCTGGGCGGCTACATTACGGCGATCTTGTCCACGCAAATTATTCCCGTAACAGGGGTTATGTTTCCGGTGCCTTGGCTCCTGGGGGAAATGCTCTTGGCGGGTTTGGCATCGGGGATTGTGGCTCTGATTATTGGTGTCCCCGTGCTGCGATTGCGGGGGATTTATTTGGCGATCGCCACCATTGCCCTGGTGGAGGTGGTGCGGGTTTTGTCCTTGAATTTAACTATTACTGGCGGGGCGATCGGCATTTTTGGCATCCCCCAACCCTTCGGGAGTCCCCTAGGGTATCTCTGGGTGGTGGGGCCTTTGTTGCTTCTGGTAGGACTTGTGATCTGGCGCCTAGAAAATACCCAGGTGGGCCGGGCCTTTAAAGCGATCCGAGAAGATGAACTGGCCGCCGGCGCGATGGGGATTAACCCGACTCGTTATAAGGTTTTAGCCTTTGTGTTGGGGGCAATTTTGGCGGGTATCGTCGGGGCGATCGCCGCCCATTTTCTCAACACCTGGAACGCCCGCCAGGGAACCTTTGATAGCAGCATTACCTACCTGGCCTTTGTGCTGGTGGGGGGCAGTCGCACCTTTATCGGGCCGATCCTCGGGGGAATTGTCCTTACCGCTCTGCCAGAAGTACTGCGGGGACTAGGAGATGCCCGGTTAATTTTGTTTGGCTCGCTGCTGCTGCTGGGCACCATTTTTTATCCCCAGGGACTGGTCACCCCGGAGTTACTCCAGCGCTGGTTACCCCGTCCCTTAAAATCTAGGTCCTAG
- the glgA2 gene encoding glycogen synthase 2 codes for MYIVQIASECAPVAKVGGLGDVVYGLSRELSLRGHCVEIILPKYDCLRYDHIWGMHEAYKDLWVPWFGGAIHCTVYYGWVHGQQCFFIEPHSGDNFFNRGFFYGATDDHMRFAFFSKAALEFFQKSNKRPDVIHCHDWQTGLVPVMLFEMYKWHGLWNQRICYTIHNFKHQGIAGADVLWATGLNNEGYYFHYDRLRDNFNPFALNFMKGGIVYANAVTTVSPHHAWEAHYTDIGCGLSHTLHLHQDKFKGILNGIDYSIWNPEVDHNIEMQYGWDSLENKAKNKKVLRDRLLLEDNDRPLIAYIGRLDDQKGVHLVHHAMYYALNRGAQFVLLGSATEGSINSWFWHEKFHLNDNPNCHIELGFNAELSHMIYAGADMLVVPSNYEPCGLTQLIGLKYGVVPIVRGVGGLVSTVFDRDHDDTHPPQARNGYVFYQTDQHALESAMERAIGLYTVYPEEFRKLQIQGMQYDYSWNNPGSEYLELYEFIRA; via the coding sequence ATGTATATTGTCCAGATTGCTTCGGAATGCGCCCCCGTCGCGAAGGTAGGTGGACTTGGAGATGTGGTTTATGGGCTCAGCCGTGAGCTTAGTCTACGGGGCCATTGCGTTGAAATCATCTTGCCCAAATATGACTGTCTCCGCTACGACCATATTTGGGGGATGCACGAAGCCTACAAAGATCTGTGGGTTCCCTGGTTTGGAGGCGCGATTCACTGCACCGTTTATTACGGCTGGGTTCATGGTCAGCAGTGTTTCTTTATTGAACCCCACTCCGGTGATAACTTTTTCAATCGGGGCTTTTTCTACGGGGCGACAGATGACCACATGCGTTTTGCCTTCTTTAGTAAAGCAGCCCTTGAGTTTTTCCAAAAATCTAATAAACGCCCAGATGTGATCCACTGCCATGACTGGCAAACAGGCCTTGTGCCGGTAATGCTCTTTGAAATGTATAAGTGGCACGGCCTCTGGAATCAGCGGATTTGTTACACGATTCATAACTTCAAACACCAGGGGATCGCCGGGGCTGACGTTCTCTGGGCGACAGGTCTAAATAACGAAGGTTACTATTTTCACTACGATCGCCTCCGGGACAACTTCAACCCCTTTGCGCTCAACTTCATGAAGGGGGGGATTGTTTATGCCAACGCCGTTACTACCGTTTCCCCCCACCATGCTTGGGAAGCCCACTACACTGATATCGGTTGCGGCCTCAGTCATACTCTCCATCTCCACCAGGATAAATTCAAGGGGATTCTCAATGGGATCGACTACAGCATCTGGAACCCGGAGGTAGACCACAATATCGAGATGCAATACGGCTGGGATAGCCTCGAAAATAAAGCGAAAAATAAAAAAGTTCTGCGCGATCGCCTCCTACTTGAAGACAACGACAGGCCGTTGATCGCCTACATTGGTCGCCTTGATGATCAAAAAGGTGTCCACCTTGTCCACCACGCCATGTACTATGCCCTCAACCGGGGGGCCCAATTTGTACTCCTGGGGTCAGCCACCGAAGGCTCGATTAATTCTTGGTTTTGGCACGAAAAATTCCACCTCAATGACAATCCCAACTGCCACATCGAATTAGGCTTTAATGCAGAGCTGTCTCACATGATCTATGCGGGGGCTGACATGTTGGTAGTCCCCAGTAACTATGAACCCTGTGGCCTCACCCAGCTGATCGGTCTCAAGTATGGTGTCGTGCCCATTGTGCGTGGTGTCGGTGGTCTGGTGAGTACTGTTTTTGACCGCGACCATGATGATACGCACCCCCCCCAAGCGCGTAATGGCTATGTCTTTTATCAAACAGACCAGCATGCCCTAGAATCGGCCATGGAACGGGCGATCGGGCTTTATACGGTATATCCCGAAGAATTTAGAAAACTCCAAATTCAGGGGATGCAATATGACTACTCTTGGAATAATCCGGGCAGCGAGTACCTCGAACTCTACGAATTTATCCGCGCTTAG
- a CDS encoding hypothetical protein (conserved hypothetical protein) translates to MDAFSPYPPAWIKNASHALSFHCPSCEALPHDAQRAWLNRYAPVTDALHRRRWQEFYECRCGTVWWAWSSDRPPSPYQKDDQGDRDEFRRGLF, encoded by the coding sequence ATGGATGCTTTTAGTCCCTATCCCCCCGCATGGATCAAGAATGCCAGCCATGCTCTGAGTTTTCACTGTCCCAGTTGTGAGGCGTTACCCCATGATGCCCAGCGAGCTTGGTTAAACCGTTATGCCCCTGTGACAGATGCTCTCCACCGACGGCGCTGGCAGGAATTTTATGAATGTCGATGTGGCACAGTATGGTGGGCCTGGAGCAGTGATCGGCCCCCTTCCCCCTACCAAAAAGATGACCAAGGCGATCGCGATGAGTTCCGCCGGGGCTTATTTTAA
- a CDS encoding permease protein of branched-chain amino acid ABC transporter: MDLNLFLQQLLNGLSIGSVYAIFALGYTLVFSILGIINFAHGAIFTLGAYFTYLLVGGRFSFNGLLAQMQLPFSLPFWLALIISCSLAGGVSVLLEWLAFRPLRQRGADPLLSLVSSLGAAVVLVNLIQLLAGAELYTFPSNIYGNLPAAINFGSGDRPIPIRTVQVIIFGVAAVIVALLTYGMTQTKFGKAIQAVAEDRTTASLLGINTEQVVRVTFFISGALAGLAGTLVGSSVSIAGPYFGIGYGLKGLGVIVLGGLGNIPGAVAGGLIIGIAEAFIPGAMSGYREAIAFALLFGMLLVRPQGLFGQKNIQKV, from the coding sequence ATGGATCTTAACCTGTTCCTCCAGCAACTTCTCAATGGTCTTTCGATTGGGAGTGTCTATGCGATCTTTGCCCTAGGGTATACCCTCGTCTTTTCAATTCTCGGCATTATTAACTTTGCTCATGGAGCAATCTTTACCCTCGGTGCTTACTTTACCTATCTATTGGTGGGGGGACGTTTTAGTTTTAACGGCCTCTTGGCTCAGATGCAATTGCCTTTTTCTTTACCTTTCTGGCTGGCTCTCATCATCAGTTGTAGCCTTGCGGGGGGGGTTTCTGTGCTTTTAGAGTGGCTTGCCTTTCGCCCCCTGCGTCAACGGGGCGCGGATCCCCTCCTTAGCTTGGTGTCGAGTCTGGGGGCGGCGGTGGTGCTTGTAAATTTGATTCAACTGTTGGCTGGGGCGGAGCTCTATACTTTTCCGAGCAATATTTACGGCAACCTACCAGCGGCGATTAATTTTGGCTCTGGCGATCGCCCGATCCCGATCCGCACAGTGCAGGTGATTATTTTTGGGGTCGCGGCGGTGATTGTGGCCCTGTTGACCTATGGCATGACCCAAACAAAATTTGGCAAAGCGATCCAGGCGGTGGCGGAGGATCGCACCACAGCAAGTCTGTTGGGGATCAACACAGAACAGGTCGTGCGGGTGACGTTTTTTATCAGCGGTGCCTTGGCGGGTTTGGCTGGGACACTAGTCGGTTCCAGTGTCAGCATTGCGGGGCCATACTTCGGCATTGGCTATGGCCTCAAGGGGCTGGGAGTGATTGTCTTAGGCGGCCTGGGGAACATTCCGGGGGCCGTCGCTGGCGGTTTAATTATTGGCATTGCCGAGGCGTTTATTCCAGGGGCAATGTCGGGCTACCGGGAGGCGATCGCCTTTGCCTTGCTCTTTGGGATGCTCCTCGTGCGTCCCCAGGGGCTCTTTGGTCAAAAAAATATTCAAAAGGTGTGA
- the ureD gene encoding urease accessory protein, UreD → MQQPPQALNPVQPWHGKLSLIYGAHQGKTEMQRCFTQAPFRIQRPFYPEGDRVCHTVLLHTAGGVVGGDRLSLDLDLKPESHVFFTTAAANKIYRTNGETAQQDGVIRQAPGSILEYFPQEMIVFEGAEYHQSLRIDLGPGAVWCGWEILRFGRTARGEKFTAGNWRGATEIWQGAELLWGDRQWLPGSPEMFAAWNGLNNQAVVGSLALVGVEIGEAQVHELRQTMTMIQQGLGGITQLPKGVLCRYRGHSSTEAKRWFMQLWQSWRSFYTDQPPTIPRVWQTY, encoded by the coding sequence ATGCAACAGCCACCACAAGCGCTCAACCCAGTTCAACCATGGCATGGCAAATTAAGTCTCATCTATGGGGCACACCAAGGTAAAACAGAAATGCAGCGGTGTTTTACCCAGGCTCCTTTTCGAATTCAGCGACCCTTTTATCCGGAGGGCGATCGCGTTTGTCATACTGTTTTGCTGCACACGGCAGGCGGTGTTGTCGGGGGCGATCGCCTTTCCTTAGACCTTGACCTAAAACCAGAAAGTCATGTTTTCTTCACAACGGCGGCGGCGAACAAAATTTACCGCACCAATGGGGAAACAGCGCAGCAGGATGGGGTCATTCGACAAGCACCGGGCAGTATTTTGGAATATTTTCCCCAGGAGATGATCGTCTTCGAGGGGGCAGAATATCACCAGAGCTTGCGGATCGATCTGGGGCCGGGGGCGGTGTGGTGTGGCTGGGAAATTCTCCGTTTTGGGCGCACCGCCCGGGGGGAAAAATTCACTGCTGGCAATTGGCGGGGGGCAACAGAAATTTGGCAAGGGGCAGAATTACTCTGGGGCGATCGCCAATGGCTACCTGGGTCTCCTGAAATGTTCGCCGCTTGGAATGGCTTAAATAATCAAGCTGTTGTCGGCAGTCTAGCCTTGGTCGGGGTTGAAATCGGGGAAGCCCAAGTCCATGAATTACGGCAAACGATGACGATGATTCAGCAGGGCTTGGGGGGAATCACCCAGCTCCCTAAAGGGGTCCTTTGTCGCTACCGGGGTCACTCCAGCACAGAGGCAAAACGGTGGTTCATGCAGCTCTGGCAAAGTTGGCGATCATTCTACACCGATCAACCCCCCACCATCCCCCGGGTCTGGCAAACCTACTAA
- the ndbB gene encoding type II NADH dehydrogenase B, with translation MSHHPHIVIIGGGFAGLYTALRLLQFPWEASHRPDITLIDRQDHFVFSPLLYELITEEMQPWEVAPTYAELLRHGPVKFLQTQVQTINPAEKQVICGDRQIAYDYLVIAAGGTTKILDIPGVKEHAIPFKTLNDALRLKEKLRALETSEAEKIRVAIVGGGYSGVELACKLADRLGDRGRLRIIDRGETILKNAPKFNQEAAQKALEERGIWIDYETEVTELTADSLSLRYKGEVDTIPVELVLWTGGTAIAPWIRELTLPHADNGKLQVNSQLQISDQPEIFALGDVAQGTDDLPMTAQVAIQQADVCAWNLRGLIANKPLLPFNFFNLGEMLTLGEDNATLSGLGIELEGNLAHLARRLVYLYRLPTWEHQVQVGLNWLVQPLAKLLAQSAK, from the coding sequence ATGAGTCACCATCCCCACATCGTCATTATCGGCGGCGGTTTTGCCGGATTGTATACAGCGCTTCGTCTCCTGCAATTTCCCTGGGAAGCCTCCCATCGCCCGGACATCACCCTCATCGACCGGCAGGATCATTTTGTTTTTAGCCCCCTGCTCTATGAACTCATTACCGAGGAAATGCAGCCCTGGGAAGTGGCCCCCACCTACGCCGAGTTACTCCGCCATGGCCCGGTAAAATTCCTCCAGACCCAGGTACAAACGATCAATCCAGCCGAAAAACAGGTGATTTGTGGCGATCGCCAAATTGCCTACGACTATCTCGTGATTGCGGCGGGGGGCACGACGAAAATTCTCGATATCCCTGGGGTCAAAGAACACGCGATTCCTTTTAAAACCCTCAACGATGCCCTACGCCTCAAGGAAAAACTACGGGCCTTAGAAACCAGCGAGGCGGAAAAAATTCGGGTGGCCATCGTCGGCGGTGGCTACAGCGGCGTGGAATTGGCCTGTAAGCTGGCAGACCGCTTAGGCGATCGCGGCCGGTTGCGGATTATTGATCGCGGTGAAACCATCCTCAAAAATGCCCCTAAGTTCAACCAAGAGGCCGCCCAAAAAGCCCTCGAAGAACGGGGTATCTGGATTGACTACGAAACGGAAGTCACCGAGCTCACCGCCGATAGTCTCAGCCTGCGCTACAAAGGGGAAGTCGACACGATTCCCGTTGAACTGGTGCTCTGGACGGGAGGCACGGCGATCGCCCCTTGGATTCGAGAGTTAACTCTTCCCCATGCTGATAATGGAAAACTGCAAGTTAATTCCCAGTTGCAAATTAGCGATCAGCCTGAAATTTTTGCCCTCGGTGATGTGGCCCAGGGCACCGATGATCTGCCGATGACAGCCCAAGTTGCCATTCAACAGGCCGATGTTTGTGCCTGGAATTTGCGGGGCCTCATCGCTAATAAACCATTGCTGCCATTTAACTTCTTTAACCTCGGTGAAATGCTTACCCTCGGTGAGGACAATGCCACCCTCAGCGGTCTGGGCATCGAACTGGAAGGAAATCTCGCCCATCTGGCCCGCCGCCTGGTGTACCTCTACCGTTTACCCACCTGGGAGCATCAGGTGCAGGTGGGTCTGAACTGGCTCGTGCAACCCCTCGCAAAATTATTGGCGCAGTCCGCAAAATAA
- the pyrC_1 gene encoding dihydroorotase, homodimeric type, with protein sequence MEKLTLTRPDDWHLHLRDGDALKAVLPDTVRQFARAIAMPNLKPPVRTVAEAAAYRDRIMAAIPPGQTFEPLMTLYLTDNTQPEEIYAAKASGFVKAVKYYPAGATTNSDFGVTDIRKCDRVFEAMAMADLPLLLHGEVTDRHVDIFDREKVFIEQYLIPLKARYPKLRIVLEHITTADAVQFVLASDEKVAATITPQHLLFNRNSIFQGGIRPHFYCLPVLKRETHRQALIEAVTSGNPKFFLGTDSAPHGRDRKESDCGCAGCYSALHALELYATAFETAGALDKLEGFASFYGPDFYQLPRNTAQITLVKQPWRIPTALPYPDSSLVPLWAGEELTWKLLSA encoded by the coding sequence ATGGAAAAACTCACCCTCACCCGCCCCGATGATTGGCATCTGCACCTCCGCGATGGAGATGCCTTGAAAGCTGTTCTCCCCGATACCGTCCGTCAATTTGCCCGGGCGATCGCCATGCCAAACCTCAAACCCCCAGTGCGCACCGTGGCCGAGGCGGCGGCCTACCGCGATCGCATTATGGCGGCGATTCCCCCTGGCCAAACCTTTGAGCCATTGATGACCCTTTACTTAACAGACAACACCCAGCCGGAGGAGATTTACGCCGCAAAGGCATCGGGTTTTGTGAAAGCAGTGAAATATTATCCCGCCGGGGCAACGACCAATTCTGATTTTGGGGTGACCGATATCCGCAAATGTGACAGGGTTTTTGAGGCGATGGCCATGGCGGATCTGCCCCTATTGCTCCATGGGGAAGTCACCGATCGCCATGTAGATATCTTTGACCGAGAAAAGGTTTTTATTGAGCAGTATCTGATTCCCCTGAAGGCCCGCTATCCAAAATTGCGCATTGTCCTAGAACACATCACCACCGCCGACGCCGTGCAGTTTGTCCTGGCCAGCGATGAAAAGGTGGCGGCAACGATTACACCACAACATCTATTATTTAATCGCAACAGCATTTTTCAGGGGGGGATTCGGCCCCACTTTTACTGTCTACCGGTCCTCAAGCGAGAAACCCACCGCCAAGCCCTGATTGAGGCTGTCACCTCCGGCAATCCAAAATTTTTCCTTGGCACTGACAGTGCTCCCCATGGCCGCGATCGCAAGGAAAGTGACTGCGGTTGTGCGGGGTGTTATTCGGCGCTCCATGCCCTAGAACTGTACGCGACGGCCTTTGAAACGGCGGGGGCCCTCGATAAACTTGAAGGATTTGCTAGCTTTTATGGGCCAGATTTTTACCAACTGCCCCGCAACACTGCGCAGATTACCCTCGTAAAACAGCCTTGGCGCATTCCCACTGCATTGCCCTACCCCGACTCTAGCCTGGTTCCCCTCTGGGCTGGGGAGGAACTGACCTGGAAATTGCTGAGTGCTTAA
- a CDS encoding hypothetical protein (conserved hypothetical protein), which yields MVKAIEQVRRDLTAISERVNVVREAIAVVYNDYLNCLGESLKRHLILASYQLCTQVYPQKFLELPHNQRQALQQDLRQLATGLQVQLPALLSDLPDDPEEADPEPEVVAEFFMDEGEEEDLDQELFEVFESLDQAIAADRAAPKAEQTQSPDQTADENHEPRRELSQLAERIADSLAEMMQAPQTEAPTDENSPDYWLEWCKTIEKRLRHTLNCASQAVNRRLQAAQILPENIPSTVLDMAIQADNHQQSGQLPSHLVNVMIEAELGQKKKKRRTRLTAIHLKVSEVEFSEPTVSAQRRRLREQVIKLRDLRQDYQRAKRNLAIAEAEAAWRASWYEG from the coding sequence ATGGTCAAAGCAATCGAACAGGTCCGCCGTGATTTAACCGCGATTAGTGAGCGGGTGAACGTGGTACGTGAGGCGATCGCCGTTGTCTACAACGACTATCTCAATTGTCTCGGCGAAAGTCTCAAGCGCCACCTCATTTTAGCCAGCTACCAGCTTTGTACCCAGGTTTATCCCCAGAAATTCTTAGAATTACCCCATAATCAACGTCAGGCACTCCAGCAGGATTTGCGGCAGCTGGCCACTGGGCTCCAGGTTCAGTTGCCAGCATTGCTCAGCGACCTTCCAGATGACCCAGAAGAGGCAGACCCCGAGCCAGAAGTGGTAGCGGAATTTTTTATGGATGAGGGAGAGGAGGAAGACCTCGATCAAGAACTTTTTGAGGTTTTTGAAAGTCTTGATCAGGCGATCGCCGCAGACCGAGCTGCCCCCAAAGCAGAACAAACACAATCACCCGACCAGACGGCAGACGAAAATCATGAGCCCCGGCGGGAACTGTCCCAATTGGCCGAACGAATCGCCGATAGCCTTGCGGAAATGATGCAAGCACCCCAGACAGAAGCTCCCACCGATGAAAATAGCCCTGATTACTGGTTGGAGTGGTGTAAAACCATCGAAAAACGCCTCCGCCATACCCTGAATTGCGCTTCCCAGGCTGTTAATCGTCGTCTTCAGGCCGCCCAAATTCTCCCGGAGAATATTCCCTCGACAGTGCTCGATATGGCAATCCAAGCGGATAATCACCAACAGAGTGGCCAGTTGCCCAGTCACTTGGTGAATGTCATGATCGAGGCAGAATTAGGCCAAAAAAAGAAAAAACGTCGCACTCGCCTCACTGCCATCCATCTCAAGGTTTCGGAGGTGGAGTTTAGTGAACCGACGGTATCCGCCCAGCGGCGACGGCTCCGGGAACAGGTGATCAAGCTCCGTGACCTGCGCCAAGATTACCAGAGGGCAAAACGAAATTTGGCGATCGCCGAGGCTGAGGCCGCTTGGCGGGCCAGTTGGTATGAAGGTTAA
- a CDS encoding putative haloacid dehalogenase-like hydrolase: protein METQPKVIFFDAVGTLFGVKNGVGAAYAKIADRHGVITDPDRLEQGFRRAFKQKPAPAFPGIEAALIPKAEFLWWEAIAQETFTSVGVMEQFEDFRVFFTDLYQYFATAEPWFVFPETLASVQAWHAQGIELGLISNFDSRLLSVLEALDLAQYFQSVTISSLTGAAKPDPKIFQAALAKHGYQPAEALHIGDSRLEDYEAAKRLGMQAQLIERDQPFPYSRQP from the coding sequence ATGGAAACACAGCCGAAGGTTATTTTTTTCGATGCGGTGGGCACTCTTTTTGGGGTAAAAAATGGGGTCGGGGCAGCCTATGCCAAAATTGCTGATCGCCACGGGGTCATTACGGATCCAGACCGCTTGGAGCAAGGTTTTCGTCGTGCTTTCAAACAGAAACCAGCCCCCGCATTTCCTGGCATTGAAGCTGCTTTGATCCCCAAAGCAGAGTTTCTCTGGTGGGAGGCGATCGCCCAAGAGACATTTACTAGCGTCGGCGTGATGGAACAGTTTGAAGATTTTCGCGTTTTCTTTACAGATTTGTACCAGTATTTTGCGACGGCAGAGCCCTGGTTTGTCTTCCCAGAAACCCTCGCTTCGGTGCAGGCTTGGCATGCCCAGGGCATTGAATTAGGACTCATCTCTAACTTTGACTCTCGTTTATTGTCGGTGTTAGAAGCCCTAGATTTAGCGCAATATTTCCAGAGTGTCACGATTTCATCCCTGACGGGGGCGGCGAAACCAGATCCGAAAATTTTCCAAGCAGCCCTTGCTAAACATGGTTATCAGCCAGCGGAAGCACTCCACATCGGTGACAGTCGCCTCGAAGACTATGAAGCGGCAAAACGTCTTGGGATGCAAGCTCAGCTCATCGAACGGGATCAGCCTTTTCCCTATAGCCGTCAACCTTAA